One segment of Bradyrhizobium sp. CB2312 DNA contains the following:
- the flhA gene encoding flagellar biosynthesis protein FlhA produces MVDVTAGQGVGAAKPGIPSLNEIVSVLKRGDIALALGILTILVVLILPLPAIVLDLFLAISITLSILILMTSLFIQAPLEFSAFPTILLISTMLRLSLNMASTRLILSHGHEGTDAAGHVIEAFGSFVMGGNFVIGIIVFAILIIVNFVVITKGSGRIAEVAARFHLDAMPGKQMAIDADLSAGLIDEKVAKQRRKELEDESGFFGAMDGASKFVRGDAIAGLLIVFINVVGGMIIGVAQQGLSFADAGRSYTLLTVGDGLVTQVPALIVSTAAGLLVSKAGVSGAADKALMKQFSGYPQALAMSSAVMLVLAALPGIPTIPFLALGAGAGALAWHARNHKRTTVKAEEAAKTAPAAGQPGAPGAAAAEEPISAALKIDDLKIELGYALLPLVNGPDGTDRLTEQIKALRRSLAIEMGFVMPAVRILDNVQLEANTYIIKIKEVDAGTGKIWPNQFMVMDPGGSQVQVPGIHTTEPTFGLPATWVDASLKEEASLKGYTVVDAATVLSTHLTELLKANMSDLLSYGEVQKLLKELPKEQSELVKDIVPGQVTVSGIQRVLQLLLAERISIRDLSTILEGIADSLAFSRNPATMVEHVRARLARQICAQNTSYNGYLPLIALSAKWEQAFAESIIGQGEERSLAMQPSKLSEFMTAVREAFERAAREGEAPVLVTSAAIRPFVRSLVERFRAQTTVLSQAEIHPRARLKTVGSI; encoded by the coding sequence ATGGTCGACGTCACCGCGGGACAGGGCGTAGGCGCAGCCAAGCCCGGCATCCCCTCCCTCAACGAGATCGTCAGCGTCCTCAAGCGCGGCGACATCGCGCTCGCGCTCGGCATCCTCACCATCCTGGTGGTGTTGATCCTCCCCCTGCCCGCGATCGTGCTGGACCTGTTCCTGGCGATCTCGATCACGCTCTCGATCCTGATCCTGATGACCTCGCTGTTCATCCAGGCGCCGCTCGAATTCTCGGCCTTCCCGACCATCCTCCTGATCTCGACCATGCTGCGCCTGTCGCTCAACATGGCCTCGACGCGCCTGATCCTGTCGCACGGGCATGAGGGCACGGATGCCGCCGGTCACGTCATCGAAGCCTTCGGCAGCTTCGTGATGGGCGGAAATTTCGTCATCGGCATCATCGTCTTCGCCATCCTGATCATCGTCAATTTCGTCGTCATCACCAAGGGTTCGGGCCGTATCGCCGAAGTCGCCGCCCGCTTCCACCTCGATGCCATGCCCGGCAAGCAGATGGCGATCGACGCCGACCTCTCCGCCGGCCTGATCGACGAGAAGGTCGCCAAGCAGCGGCGCAAGGAGCTGGAGGACGAGAGCGGCTTCTTCGGCGCCATGGACGGCGCCTCGAAATTCGTCCGCGGCGATGCCATCGCCGGCCTCCTGATCGTCTTCATCAACGTCGTCGGCGGCATGATCATCGGCGTCGCGCAGCAGGGCCTCTCCTTCGCCGACGCCGGGCGCAGCTACACGCTGCTGACAGTCGGTGACGGCCTCGTCACCCAGGTGCCGGCGCTGATCGTCTCGACCGCGGCGGGCCTGCTCGTCTCCAAGGCCGGCGTCTCCGGCGCGGCCGACAAGGCGCTGATGAAGCAGTTCTCCGGTTATCCGCAGGCGCTGGCGATGTCCTCGGCTGTGATGCTGGTGCTGGCGGCCCTGCCGGGCATTCCGACCATCCCGTTCCTCGCGCTCGGCGCCGGCGCCGGCGCGCTGGCCTGGCACGCCCGCAACCACAAGCGCACCACGGTCAAGGCCGAGGAAGCCGCCAAGACCGCCCCCGCGGCAGGTCAGCCCGGCGCGCCGGGCGCCGCTGCAGCCGAGGAGCCGATTTCCGCGGCGCTGAAGATCGACGACCTCAAGATCGAGCTCGGCTATGCCCTCTTGCCGCTCGTCAACGGACCCGACGGCACCGACCGCCTCACCGAGCAGATCAAGGCGCTGCGCCGCTCGCTGGCGATCGAGATGGGCTTCGTGATGCCGGCGGTGCGCATCCTCGACAACGTCCAGCTCGAAGCCAACACCTACATCATCAAGATCAAGGAGGTCGACGCCGGCACCGGCAAGATCTGGCCGAACCAGTTCATGGTCATGGACCCCGGCGGCAGCCAGGTTCAGGTGCCCGGCATCCACACCACCGAGCCGACGTTCGGCCTGCCCGCGACCTGGGTCGATGCCAGCCTCAAGGAAGAGGCCTCGCTCAAGGGCTACACCGTCGTCGACGCCGCGACCGTGCTCTCGACCCATCTCACCGAGCTGCTCAAGGCCAACATGTCGGACCTGCTCTCCTATGGCGAGGTGCAGAAGCTGCTCAAGGAGCTGCCGAAGGAGCAGAGCGAATTGGTCAAGGACATCGTGCCGGGACAGGTCACGGTCTCCGGCATCCAGCGCGTGCTGCAGCTGCTGCTGGCCGAGCGTATCTCCATCCGCGACCTCTCGACCATCCTCGAAGGCATCGCCGACTCGCTCGCCTTCTCGCGCAATCCCGCGACCATGGTCGAGCACGTCCGCGCCCGCCTGGCGCGACAGATCTGCGCGCAAAACACCTCCTACAACGGGTATCTGCCGCTGATCGCGCTCTCGGCGAAGTGGGAACAGGCGTTCGCCGAATCCATCATCGGCCAGGGCGAGGAGCGCAGCCTCGCGATGCAGCCCTCGAAACTGTCGGAGTTCATGACGGCCGTGCGCGAGGCGTTCGAGCGCGCCGCCCGCGAAGGCGAGGCTCCGGTGCTGGTCACCTCTGCGGCAATTCGTCCGTTCGTACGTTCCCTGGTCGAGCGGTTCCGGGCCCAGACGACCGTGCTGTCGCAGGCTGAAATCCACCCCAGGGCGAGGTTGAAAACGGTCGGAAGCATCTGA
- a CDS encoding TolC family protein: MAHHLARGLLMLTAFGLSGCMAFSPDGGMTMVSDLTSQTIKKDVAFVRSAEGAEAVDATVRRLLARTLTVETAVQIALLNNKGLQAAYNELALAETEQVEQSLPPNPVFSISRISGNGANEIERQVVGDILALATLPFRSEIARDRFRQAQLRAALATLRLAADVRRAYVRAVTCNELVVLLTDAKATAESTAQLAVKLGETGSINKLDQAREQVFYAETTADLATARQAATSTRERLARLMGLWDDGLDFRLPNQLPPLPGRPQALPSIEADAVAHRIDLQIARLELTALAKALNLTEATRFVTLLDLAGISRRTQDPEGPPFRERGFDVQFQIPIFDGGEVRVRQAAETYNLAFNRLTERAVNVRSEARDAYRTYRSTYDIASHFQREIVPLRKIITEEMQLRFSSMQVDIFALLTEARQRLASLRGAIDARQRFFLAQADLQTAVNGGGSPTSGSDPSTTIAAAASADGDH; this comes from the coding sequence ATGGCACATCATCTTGCGCGGGGCCTGCTCATGCTCACCGCGTTCGGACTCTCCGGCTGCATGGCATTCTCACCGGACGGCGGCATGACGATGGTCTCCGACCTCACCAGCCAGACCATCAAGAAGGACGTCGCCTTCGTCCGATCGGCCGAAGGCGCCGAGGCCGTCGACGCGACCGTCCGCCGGTTGCTGGCGCGCACGCTGACCGTCGAGACCGCCGTGCAGATCGCGCTGCTCAACAACAAGGGGCTGCAAGCCGCTTACAACGAGCTGGCGCTGGCCGAAACCGAACAGGTCGAGCAGAGCCTGCCACCCAACCCCGTGTTCTCGATCTCGCGGATCTCGGGCAATGGCGCAAACGAGATCGAGCGCCAGGTCGTCGGCGACATCCTCGCCCTCGCAACACTGCCGTTCCGCTCCGAGATCGCCCGCGACCGCTTCCGTCAGGCTCAATTGCGCGCGGCGCTGGCGACGTTGCGGCTCGCGGCCGACGTGCGCCGCGCCTATGTCCGCGCGGTCACCTGCAACGAGCTGGTGGTGCTGCTGACGGACGCGAAGGCCACGGCCGAATCGACCGCCCAGCTCGCCGTGAAGCTCGGCGAGACCGGCTCGATCAACAAGCTCGACCAGGCCCGCGAACAGGTGTTCTACGCCGAGACCACCGCCGACCTTGCCACAGCGCGGCAGGCCGCGACGAGCACGCGCGAAAGACTCGCGCGCCTGATGGGACTGTGGGACGACGGCCTCGACTTCCGTCTGCCCAATCAGTTGCCGCCCTTGCCGGGCCGGCCGCAAGCCCTGCCCTCGATCGAGGCCGACGCGGTCGCCCATCGCATCGACCTGCAGATCGCGCGGCTGGAACTGACGGCGCTGGCAAAAGCGCTGAACCTCACCGAGGCGACGCGCTTCGTGACGCTGCTTGATCTCGCCGGCATCTCCCGCCGCACCCAGGATCCGGAAGGGCCGCCGTTCCGCGAACGCGGCTTCGACGTGCAGTTCCAGATTCCGATCTTCGACGGCGGCGAGGTCCGCGTGCGGCAGGCGGCGGAGACCTACAATCTCGCCTTCAACCGCCTGACCGAGCGTGCCGTGAACGTTCGCTCGGAGGCGCGCGATGCTTATCGCACCTATCGGTCCACGTACGACATAGCCAGCCATTTCCAGCGTGAGATCGTTCCGCTGCGCAAGATCATCACCGAGGAGATGCAGCTGCGTTTCTCCAGCATGCAGGTCGACATCTTTGCACTGCTGACCGAGGCGCGGCAGCGCCTGGCGTCGCTGCGCGGCGCGATCGATGCCAGACAAAGATTCTTCCTCGCGCAGGCCGACTTGCAGACCGCCGTCAATGGCGGCGGCTCGCCGACTTCCGGCAGCGACCCTTCAACCACCATCGCTGCGGCAGCGTCTGCCGATGGCGACCACTGA
- a CDS encoding NAD(P)/FAD-dependent oxidoreductase has product MARIVVLGAGFAGLWAAIGAARMREEIGANSDIEIRLIDRNPYHNIRVRNYEVDLSEVAIPLPQLLDPIGVSHGIGEVETIDPARREISLVTDRGDETLRYDRLVLALGSEVMRPDIPGLAEHAFDVDTYAAALNLEEHLTSLGRSVPSPGRSTVVVVGAGFTGIEVAAEMPDRLARAGITGSRRIILVDSNPAVGATIGAHARPVIETALASLEVETRLGVRVASVEAAGMHLSSGEFIPTQTVIWCAGMRASRLAASFPDARDRLGRLLVDPFMRVADVGGVFAAGDVASSVVDGLHPTVMSCQFARPMGRFAGHNVVADLAGRPMLPLRIDWYVTVLDLGGWGALYTEGWDREVRTTGQAAKATKQTINCKRIYPPLSGSKDELFAAAAPTVQAPPPTYGVR; this is encoded by the coding sequence ATGGCGCGTATCGTCGTGCTCGGCGCCGGGTTTGCAGGCCTGTGGGCGGCCATCGGTGCCGCGCGCATGCGCGAGGAGATCGGCGCTAACAGCGACATCGAGATCCGCCTCATTGACCGCAATCCCTATCACAACATCCGCGTGCGCAATTACGAGGTCGATCTGTCCGAGGTCGCCATTCCGCTGCCGCAACTGCTGGATCCGATCGGCGTCAGTCACGGCATCGGCGAGGTCGAGACCATCGATCCGGCACGGCGTGAGATTTCGCTGGTCACTGACCGCGGTGACGAGACGCTGAGATACGACCGCCTGGTGCTGGCGCTCGGCAGCGAGGTGATGCGGCCCGACATTCCGGGCCTTGCCGAGCATGCGTTCGACGTCGATACCTATGCCGCGGCGCTCAATCTCGAGGAGCATCTCACCTCGCTCGGACGCAGCGTGCCGTCGCCGGGGCGCTCCACGGTCGTGGTGGTCGGCGCCGGCTTTACTGGCATCGAGGTCGCGGCCGAAATGCCGGACCGGCTGGCGCGCGCGGGCATCACCGGAAGTCGCCGTATCATCCTGGTCGATTCCAATCCGGCCGTCGGCGCCACCATCGGCGCGCATGCGCGTCCCGTGATTGAGACCGCGCTGGCTTCGCTCGAGGTCGAGACAAGGCTCGGCGTGCGTGTCGCATCGGTCGAGGCCGCCGGCATGCACCTGAGCTCGGGCGAGTTCATCCCGACCCAGACGGTGATCTGGTGCGCGGGGATGCGTGCAAGCCGTCTCGCGGCGAGCTTTCCGGACGCGCGCGACCGCCTCGGGCGCCTGCTGGTCGATCCCTTCATGCGGGTGGCGGATGTCGGCGGCGTGTTCGCGGCCGGCGACGTCGCCTCGAGCGTCGTCGATGGCTTGCATCCGACCGTGATGTCCTGCCAGTTCGCGCGGCCGATGGGCCGTTTCGCGGGCCACAATGTCGTGGCCGATCTCGCGGGCCGGCCGATGCTGCCGCTGCGGATCGACTGGTACGTGACGGTGCTCGATCTCGGCGGCTGGGGCGCGCTCTATACGGAGGGGTGGGATCGCGAGGTCCGCACGACCGGTCAGGCCGCGAAGGCGACCAAGCAGACCATCAACTGCAAGCGGATCTATCCGCCGCTCTCGGGCAGCAAGGACGAGCTGTTCGCAGCCGCAGCGCCGACGGTGCAGGCGCCGCCGCCGACTTACGGGGTGAGGTAG
- a CDS encoding copper-binding protein — MNRIIRIAAALALTASLATGAFAASISGEVKKIDEGAGKITLKHGPAKNLGMEEPMTMVYRVKDPALLKQVKVGDKVTFEAEEAPAGYTVTKMEKAK; from the coding sequence ATGAACCGCATCATCCGCATCGCGGCAGCACTGGCGCTGACGGCGAGCCTTGCCACCGGAGCCTTCGCCGCCTCGATCAGCGGCGAGGTCAAGAAGATCGACGAAGGCGCCGGCAAGATCACGCTCAAGCACGGCCCGGCGAAGAACCTCGGCATGGAGGAGCCCATGACCATGGTCTACCGCGTCAAGGACCCCGCTTTGCTGAAGCAGGTGAAGGTCGGCGACAAGGTGACCTTCGAGGCCGAGGAGGCGCCGGCCGGGTACACGGTGACGAAGATGGAGAAGGCGAAGTAG
- a CDS encoding anti-sigma factor: MAYTEDHIALAAEYALGTLDAEERAQVETMMAVDRAFADIVQAWSYRLGVLNQMVGNIEPRPIVWENIRSEIARTALAQEPPAPSAVVPPPPPPVETAPPDLPSEQTPEPEPQPAEAEQPETMRPSPDAIGDIAPVFMPQVHAPDPEVVHVPQVPIVDDTNVIYLEGRVKRWRTIASAVGTLAAALLVTLSLQIFRPDALPGALRPAPRIQTVEVKTPAAPLAASAQYVALLQGQGGGPAFILTIDGATRNFTVRKVGATPEPGKSFELWLISDKLPRPRSLGVIGSGDFTARPVLGSYDADVVSGATYAVTVEQAGGSPTGQPTSAPVFSGKLIETVPPSQPQAPAKK; the protein is encoded by the coding sequence ATGGCCTACACGGAGGACCATATCGCGCTCGCCGCGGAATATGCGCTCGGCACGCTCGACGCCGAGGAGCGCGCGCAGGTCGAGACCATGATGGCGGTGGACAGGGCGTTCGCCGACATCGTGCAGGCCTGGTCTTACCGGCTCGGCGTCCTCAACCAGATGGTCGGCAATATCGAGCCGCGTCCGATCGTGTGGGAGAACATCAGGTCCGAGATCGCGCGCACGGCGCTTGCGCAGGAGCCGCCGGCCCCGTCCGCAGTCGTGCCGCCGCCACCTCCGCCGGTCGAAACCGCGCCGCCGGACTTGCCGTCGGAGCAGACGCCGGAGCCTGAGCCGCAGCCTGCCGAGGCAGAGCAGCCCGAGACGATGCGTCCTTCACCCGATGCGATTGGCGACATCGCGCCGGTCTTCATGCCGCAGGTCCACGCACCCGATCCTGAGGTCGTGCACGTGCCGCAGGTGCCGATCGTCGACGACACCAACGTGATCTATCTCGAGGGCCGCGTGAAGCGCTGGCGCACCATCGCCTCCGCCGTCGGTACGCTTGCGGCCGCGCTGCTGGTGACGCTGTCACTCCAGATCTTCCGGCCCGACGCGCTGCCGGGTGCGTTGCGTCCCGCACCGCGCATCCAGACCGTGGAGGTGAAGACGCCGGCGGCGCCGCTCGCCGCCTCTGCGCAATATGTGGCGCTGTTGCAGGGCCAGGGCGGCGGCCCGGCCTTCATTCTCACCATCGACGGCGCGACGCGGAATTTCACGGTGCGCAAGGTCGGCGCGACACCGGAGCCCGGCAAGAGTTTCGAGCTCTGGCTGATCTCCGACAAGCTGCCGCGCCCGCGCTCGCTCGGCGTGATCGGCTCCGGCGATTTCACGGCACGCCCCGTTCTCGGCTCCTACGACGCCGATGTCGTCAGCGGCGCCACCTACGCCGTCACCGTCGAGCAGGCCGGCGGCTCGCCGACGGGACAGCCGACCTCCGCGCCGGTGTTTTCCGGCAAGCTGATCGAGACCGTGCCGCCGTCCCAGCCGCAGGCGCCCGCGAAGAAGTAG
- a CDS encoding cupredoxin family protein — MKTTIKLGFALAALSIAPAFAHDQHDHGTFSAGEPGDPKKPARIIEILMNEMDYAPAKVEVKRGEQIRFVLRNVGKEDHEFLLATPKENLAHAEVMKKHPHMEHDDPNGVRLAPSKTAEILWKFTKAGTFEFSCLIPGHRDYGMVGHVTVN; from the coding sequence ATGAAGACGACGATCAAACTCGGATTCGCGCTGGCTGCGCTTTCAATCGCACCGGCCTTTGCCCACGACCAGCACGATCACGGGACCTTTTCGGCCGGCGAGCCGGGCGATCCCAAGAAGCCCGCGCGTATCATCGAGATCCTGATGAACGAGATGGACTACGCGCCCGCCAAGGTCGAGGTCAAACGCGGCGAGCAGATCCGCTTCGTGCTGCGCAATGTCGGCAAGGAGGATCATGAGTTCCTGCTCGCGACACCCAAGGAGAATCTCGCGCATGCGGAGGTGATGAAGAAGCATCCGCACATGGAGCACGACGATCCCAACGGCGTGCGGCTCGCGCCGAGCAAGACTGCCGAGATCCTCTGGAAGTTCACCAAGGCTGGCACGTTCGAGTTTTCCTGCCTGATCCCCGGCCATCGCGACTACGGCATGGTCGGCCACGTCACCGTAAACTGA
- a CDS encoding AraC family transcriptional regulator, with protein sequence MDAARTPGIFVHQYAGLPHGPAFEQWRERAFGACGLDIGPSHGDSIDCRLQISVVDNIALALPEGASAQYTRTQSHLADGSDDLVLISAHAGLVRVGQNGHTVELAPAQMVLVDMSVTGTVGHTDEDRFTTIRMPRRALLDINPRAEEKLSQVLSDGAVAETIFRYHALAAHHAPHLDAVGQRLTAQHMVDLVGLLLGTDAEHASLARGRGHAAARLDLMRADVMAALGRNDLCLSEIATRSGLSPRQAQRLFEQAGTTFTEFVLEQRLLQARKLLGDPRARARKISDIAHSSGFSDLSYFNRAFRKRFGATPSQLREA encoded by the coding sequence ATGGATGCAGCAAGGACGCCGGGCATCTTCGTCCACCAATATGCAGGACTGCCGCACGGTCCGGCCTTCGAACAGTGGCGCGAGCGGGCCTTCGGTGCCTGCGGTCTCGACATCGGGCCGAGCCACGGCGACAGCATCGACTGCCGGCTCCAGATCAGCGTGGTCGACAATATCGCGCTCGCCCTTCCCGAAGGCGCCTCCGCGCAATACACGCGCACGCAGAGCCATCTTGCCGACGGCAGCGACGACCTCGTGCTGATTTCGGCCCATGCGGGCCTCGTTCGGGTCGGGCAGAACGGCCATACCGTCGAGCTTGCGCCGGCGCAGATGGTGCTGGTCGACATGAGCGTCACCGGCACCGTCGGGCACACCGACGAGGACCGCTTCACCACCATCCGCATGCCGCGCCGCGCGCTGCTCGACATCAATCCGCGCGCCGAGGAGAAGCTGTCGCAAGTGCTCTCCGACGGTGCGGTGGCCGAGACCATCTTCCGCTATCACGCGCTTGCCGCCCATCACGCGCCGCATCTCGACGCCGTCGGACAGCGCCTGACCGCGCAGCACATGGTCGATCTCGTTGGCCTCCTGCTCGGCACCGATGCCGAGCATGCAAGCCTCGCCCGCGGCCGCGGGCATGCGGCGGCACGTCTCGATCTCATGCGCGCCGACGTGATGGCCGCGCTCGGCCGCAACGATCTCTGCCTGTCCGAGATCGCAACGCGCTCGGGGCTCAGCCCGCGCCAGGCGCAACGCCTGTTCGAGCAGGCCGGCACGACCTTCACCGAATTCGTGTTGGAGCAGCGCCTGTTACAGGCGCGCAAGCTGCTCGGCGATCCCCGCGCCAGGGCGCGCAAGATCAGCGACATCGCGCACTCCTCGGGGTTCTCTGATCTGTCCTATTTCAACCGCGCCTTCCGCAAGCGCTTTGGCGCGACGCCGTCGCAATTGCGCGAGGCCTGA
- a CDS encoding copper oxidase: MFSRRGFLGTAALASASVVSGRVQAASIPEAPHMDKVVMQPPLHPISGPDYRPVVTLNGWSLPFRMNGDWKEFHLVAEPVVREFAEGMKVNLWGYNGQSPGPTIEAVEGDKVRIFVTNRLPEYTTVHWHGMIVPSGMDGVGGLNQPHIDPGKTFVYEFEMKKSGTFMYHPHSDEMVQMAMGMMGMVVVHPRDPNFRPVDRDYVFVMSTYRVDPGSYLPQVNEMTDFNMWTWNSRVFPGIDPLPVRLGDKVRVRIGNLSMTNHPIHLHGHSFAVTCTDGGWIPESAQIPETTTDVPVGAVRVFDVLADNPGDWAFHCHKSHHTMNAMGHEVRTLIGVSRKDLAKAVGKLAPDSMAMGSTGMAMGNMEMPAPDNTLPMMTGTGQFGPIEMGGMFTVMKIREDLARDDYRDPGPYKFPQGTVAYEVTPPAAEPARQQGGTPPMKHMKM, encoded by the coding sequence ATGTTTTCCCGCCGAGGATTTTTAGGCACTGCCGCGCTCGCCAGCGCATCCGTCGTCAGCGGCCGCGTGCAGGCGGCCTCGATTCCGGAAGCCCCGCACATGGACAAGGTGGTGATGCAGCCGCCGCTGCACCCCATCAGCGGACCCGATTATCGCCCCGTGGTCACGCTGAACGGCTGGTCGCTGCCGTTCCGCATGAACGGCGACTGGAAGGAATTCCATCTCGTCGCCGAGCCCGTGGTGCGCGAGTTCGCCGAAGGCATGAAGGTGAATTTGTGGGGCTATAACGGCCAGTCGCCGGGCCCGACCATCGAGGCGGTCGAGGGCGACAAGGTCCGCATCTTCGTCACCAACCGCCTGCCTGAATACACCACCGTGCACTGGCACGGCATGATCGTGCCAAGCGGCATGGACGGCGTTGGCGGCCTGAACCAGCCGCACATCGATCCGGGCAAGACCTTCGTCTACGAGTTCGAGATGAAGAAGAGCGGGACCTTCATGTACCACCCGCATTCCGACGAGATGGTGCAGATGGCGATGGGCATGATGGGCATGGTCGTCGTGCATCCGCGCGACCCGAATTTCCGGCCCGTCGACCGCGACTATGTCTTCGTGATGAGCACCTATCGCGTCGATCCCGGCAGCTATCTGCCGCAGGTCAACGAGATGACTGACTTCAACATGTGGACCTGGAATTCGCGGGTGTTTCCGGGAATCGATCCGCTGCCGGTGCGGCTCGGCGACAAGGTGCGCGTGCGCATCGGCAATCTCAGCATGACCAACCATCCGATCCACCTGCACGGCCACAGCTTCGCGGTGACCTGCACCGACGGCGGCTGGATTCCGGAGAGCGCGCAGATTCCCGAAACCACCACCGACGTTCCCGTCGGCGCGGTACGGGTATTCGACGTGCTCGCCGACAATCCCGGCGACTGGGCGTTCCACTGCCACAAGTCGCACCACACCATGAACGCAATGGGACACGAGGTGCGCACGCTCATCGGCGTGTCGCGCAAGGATCTTGCCAAGGCCGTCGGCAAGCTCGCGCCCGACAGCATGGCCATGGGCTCGACCGGCATGGCGATGGGCAACATGGAGATGCCCGCGCCAGACAACACGCTGCCGATGATGACCGGCACCGGCCAGTTCGGGCCGATCGAGATGGGCGGCATGTTCACGGTGATGAAGATCCGCGAAGACCTCGCGCGCGACGATTATCGCGATCCCGGCCCCTACAAATTCCCGCAAGGCACCGTCGCCTACGAAGTCACCCCACCGGCCGCAGAGCCGGCGCGGCAGCAAGGCGGCACCCCGCCGATGAAGCACATGAAGATGTGA